A window from Deltaproteobacteria bacterium encodes these proteins:
- a CDS encoding RHS repeat-associated core domain-containing protein: protein MNSEGRRLSRFVDGAFQTGYMHDTSGRLVAEVEPSGHLRSHFVYATESHSPDYMIKGGVRYYFAKDQLGSIRAVINTDTGTISQSLHYDEFGRVLADSNPGFQPFGFAGGHYDYETGLVRFGARDYDSEVGRWLSKDPILFAGGDTNLYGYVGNEPINSIDPRELRLTTSGSMRQNEILWRAIGKLRESKRGNQLYEALNNSDRSFNVRFRRAGDRKKPGSYAKCGEVVIDPTDIGDFYETTEGFAQYSLERILAHELGHLAGTRDSGPRRMDNINNWENPVMTPIDGNVRDAY, encoded by the coding sequence CCTTCCAAACAGGTTACATGCACGACACATCGGGAAGACTTGTTGCTGAGGTAGAGCCAAGCGGCCACCTTCGAAGTCATTTTGTCTATGCGACTGAGAGCCACAGCCCTGATTACATGATCAAAGGTGGCGTTAGGTATTACTTTGCCAAAGATCAACTTGGATCCATTCGTGCCGTGATAAATACTGATACAGGCACGATTTCGCAATCCCTCCACTACGATGAATTCGGACGCGTACTCGCAGACAGCAATCCGGGCTTTCAGCCGTTCGGATTTGCTGGTGGCCACTATGACTACGAAACTGGACTCGTGCGGTTTGGTGCAAGGGACTACGATTCAGAAGTGGGAAGATGGCTTAGTAAAGATCCGATTTTATTCGCTGGTGGCGATACGAATCTTTACGGGTACGTTGGCAACGAGCCGATAAACTCGATCGACCCGCGCGAACTACGGCTCACAACATCCGGATCAATGCGACAAAATGAAATCTTGTGGCGGGCAATTGGGAAGTTGCGTGAAAGCAAAAGAGGGAATCAGCTGTACGAAGCTCTAAATAACAGCGACAGGTCTTTCAATGTCCGATTTCGCAGGGCTGGTGATCGTAAGAAGCCTGGATCGTATGCCAAGTGTGGTGAGGTCGTGATTGATCCAACTGACATCGGGGATTTCTACGAGACGACTGAGGGATTCGCTCAGTACTCTCTTGAACGAATTCTAGCGCATGAGCTAGGCCATCTCGCAGGTACGCGTGACTCCGGACCGCGGCGCATGGACAATATCAATAATTGGGAAAATCCGGTCATGACACCCATTGATGGGAACGTCCGCGATGCCTATTAA